From Alienimonas californiensis, a single genomic window includes:
- a CDS encoding TrkH family potassium uptake protein, with protein MNWPLLCRLLGLLAMLVGGSMTLSLPWAFPFAGQVEHVETRGAIGLVSSIALSLLTGGGLWWYGRNAGKDTILRKEALAVVGLGWILAGVLGALPLYLSGSYRKYYPDAPELNVRVTVADALFESVSGFSTTGASVLDELEDPRAVPRCVMFWRSFTHWLGGMGIIVLFVAILGQLGAGGKALMRREVPGPISEAVRPRVQEHALTMWLIYVTLSAIAALVYSLEGMSLYDALCHSFGTLATGGFSTYNDSVGHFGPLIQWTVILFMFLAGVNFSLYYLVLRGTPRLGEGKVWGRLKLVFGDPEFRVYVAILLIATGLLFTYLLTRRQYDSVVEEFRHAAFMSVAITTTTGFGTEDYTQWGESAKGLIFLLMFCGGCSGSTAGGIKVIRFMLLAKVVRLEVEKAFRPNVVRPMKLFGLPVDRDLRHDVVVYFALVLTLFVGGWYALCLLEPGDQWAAHDDVPGAQAEKLIDCASAVASCLNNIGPGLGKLGPAENYSDFAAGSKLLLTVLMLLGRLELFAILVLFAPRFWRVN; from the coding sequence ATGAACTGGCCGCTGCTCTGCCGGTTGCTGGGGCTCCTGGCCATGCTGGTGGGCGGCAGCATGACGCTGTCCCTGCCCTGGGCGTTTCCCTTCGCCGGGCAGGTGGAACACGTCGAAACCCGCGGGGCGATCGGGCTGGTCTCCTCCATCGCCCTGTCCCTGCTGACCGGCGGCGGGCTGTGGTGGTACGGCCGCAACGCCGGCAAGGACACCATCCTGCGGAAGGAGGCGCTGGCGGTCGTCGGGCTGGGCTGGATCCTCGCCGGCGTGCTCGGGGCGCTGCCGCTGTACCTCAGCGGCTCCTACCGGAAATATTATCCCGACGCCCCGGAGCTGAACGTCCGGGTCACGGTCGCGGACGCCCTGTTTGAAAGCGTCAGCGGGTTCAGCACCACCGGGGCCAGCGTGCTGGACGAACTGGAGGACCCCCGGGCGGTCCCCCGCTGCGTGATGTTCTGGCGGAGCTTCACCCACTGGCTCGGCGGGATGGGCATCATCGTGCTGTTCGTGGCGATCCTGGGCCAATTAGGGGCCGGCGGGAAGGCGCTGATGCGCCGGGAGGTCCCCGGGCCGATCAGCGAGGCCGTCCGCCCCCGCGTGCAGGAGCACGCCCTGACGATGTGGCTGATTTACGTCACGCTCTCGGCGATCGCGGCGCTGGTGTATTCGCTGGAGGGGATGAGCCTGTACGACGCCCTGTGCCACAGCTTCGGCACGCTCGCGACCGGCGGGTTCTCCACCTACAACGACAGCGTCGGCCACTTCGGACCGCTGATCCAGTGGACCGTCATTCTCTTTATGTTTCTGGCCGGGGTGAACTTCAGCCTGTATTACCTCGTTTTGCGGGGCACGCCCCGGCTGGGCGAGGGCAAGGTCTGGGGCCGCCTGAAACTGGTGTTCGGCGACCCGGAGTTCCGCGTCTACGTCGCGATCCTGCTGATCGCCACGGGATTGCTGTTCACGTATCTGCTCACCCGGCGGCAGTACGACTCCGTGGTGGAGGAGTTCCGGCACGCGGCGTTTATGTCCGTGGCGATTACCACCACGACCGGCTTCGGCACGGAGGACTACACCCAGTGGGGCGAGTCCGCCAAGGGGCTGATCTTCCTATTAATGTTCTGCGGGGGTTGCTCCGGGAGCACCGCGGGCGGAATTAAAGTGATCCGGTTCATGCTGCTGGCGAAAGTCGTGCGGTTGGAGGTGGAAAAGGCCTTCCGGCCGAACGTCGTCCGCCCGATGAAGCTGTTCGGCCTGCCGGTGGACCGGGACCTGCGGCACGACGTGGTGGTCTATTTCGCGTTGGTGCTCACGCTGTTCGTGGGCGGTTGGTACGCCCTCTGCCTGCTCGAACCGGGGGACCAGTGGGCCGCCCACGACGACGTGCCCGGCGCCCAGGCGGAGAAACTGATCGACTGCGCCAGCGCCGTGGCCAGTTGCCTGAACAACATCGGCCCGGGTCTGGGCAAACTCGGCCCGGCGGAGAACTACAGCGACTTCGCCGCCGGCAGCAAACTCCTGCTGACCGTCCTGATGTTGCTGGGCCGGCTGGAACTGTTCGCCATCCTGGTGCTGTTCGCCCCGCGCTTCTGGCGGGTCAATTAG
- a CDS encoding DUF1559 domain-containing protein: MSAPVPPSPRDLSPRDPSEGMLRRAGVAAALGVLVVAGLTVLRPTASAQPPTPGEKGLNALQAADVLGEAPPAAVVPGPPLTLGGAPADARGPADLLPADGAVAFVAWAGTAKAGPAFAQTAAHKSLIDSGLLPTVRRSFGAVWQKGFEEARKAVEQATGGGAEQEIDFHFEVDEEDMKEGDIEFEVEDLQSPKDNVEDGPQEFQLQPIEENLDAFDEDVVVEDEEFDAPNPRPEALAALQALGDATLSGGVTLSVHLLEGPPLPSVFVVLPGAADAAEALLSQTTVEEREALQLRQEEVNGVSVTVGNVPGVPPFFNFGLWRVGPHLVGAIGPGAVQRGVAVTTGDAAALGTHPLAEHTPDDALLAGWLDFATVVDRFGEFPAYEADWRPGGQVTVGELLTALGLDALSGVRGSLSADGEALRSEGEWLLRGEPRGLLAALDPAPMSLADLPPLPAEVKSFGACSVDFATLYDGLIDAAGALAELQRPDSRERAMLENAPAVLNDLAGFDVRAALLEPLGSVAAVYSDPHDGGLFGLGGVVAIAVEDAATLKAGLATVADRALTNLPPDAGEQVRITAYQQSGVDVTTVSIAGMFRPSLAVTDEWIVFAPTPQAVAAFLLRADGTLPTWGPTGRWEAPFGRVPAEFTSLSASDPRPAAAFLNNLIGTLLPPINHFAGGPADAILPPSELVTGPLFPNVKWATNTGEGVQGVGYASLPTPMAMGGGGSVATPAILASLLLPAVQQAREAARRMESMNNLKQLGLAAHNYHTVFDTLPRGTAEGTNLPPERRLSWVVALLPYLEEGALAERLDPTQAWDAGPNAQVARTALPWMVNPSDPNGATTDEGYAVTHYVGVAGVGPNAAAAKRHTAKTGIFGYDRTTKFADVTDGLSNTLMYGSVQSNVGPWAQGGPSTVRAFTQQPSIGGPDGFGGYHAGGTDFLTADGAAYFISENIDPQVLEALATARGGEDVDWDEVE; the protein is encoded by the coding sequence ATGTCCGCCCCGGTCCCCCCGTCTCCGCGTGACCTGTCTCCGCGTGATCCGTCCGAGGGCATGCTGCGGCGGGCGGGCGTCGCCGCGGCGCTCGGCGTGCTGGTCGTCGCCGGCCTGACGGTCCTCCGCCCCACGGCGTCCGCCCAGCCGCCGACCCCGGGCGAGAAGGGATTGAACGCCCTTCAGGCGGCCGACGTGCTGGGGGAGGCCCCGCCCGCGGCCGTCGTCCCCGGCCCGCCGCTGACGCTCGGCGGCGCCCCCGCCGACGCCCGCGGCCCGGCCGATCTGCTGCCGGCCGACGGCGCCGTCGCCTTCGTCGCCTGGGCCGGCACGGCCAAGGCCGGCCCCGCCTTCGCCCAGACCGCCGCCCACAAGTCGCTGATCGACAGCGGCCTGCTGCCGACCGTCCGGCGGTCCTTCGGGGCCGTCTGGCAAAAGGGTTTTGAGGAGGCCCGCAAAGCCGTCGAACAGGCCACCGGCGGCGGGGCGGAGCAAGAGATCGACTTTCACTTCGAAGTCGACGAGGAGGATATGAAGGAGGGGGATATCGAGTTCGAAGTGGAGGACCTCCAGTCACCCAAGGACAACGTCGAAGACGGGCCGCAGGAGTTCCAACTGCAGCCGATCGAAGAGAACCTCGACGCCTTCGACGAGGACGTCGTCGTGGAGGACGAGGAGTTCGACGCCCCGAACCCCCGCCCGGAGGCCCTCGCGGCGCTCCAGGCGCTGGGGGACGCGACGCTGAGCGGCGGGGTGACGCTCTCGGTGCACCTGCTGGAAGGTCCGCCGCTGCCGAGCGTGTTCGTCGTGCTGCCGGGCGCCGCGGACGCCGCGGAGGCACTGCTCTCCCAGACGACCGTTGAGGAACGCGAGGCCCTGCAACTCCGGCAGGAGGAGGTGAACGGCGTGAGCGTGACCGTCGGCAACGTGCCCGGCGTGCCGCCCTTTTTTAACTTCGGGCTGTGGCGGGTCGGCCCGCACCTGGTCGGGGCGATCGGCCCGGGCGCCGTGCAGCGGGGCGTGGCGGTGACGACCGGCGACGCGGCCGCCCTCGGCACGCACCCCCTCGCGGAGCACACCCCGGACGACGCCCTGCTCGCCGGCTGGCTGGACTTCGCCACGGTCGTCGATCGCTTCGGCGAGTTCCCCGCCTACGAGGCCGACTGGCGGCCCGGCGGGCAGGTGACGGTGGGCGAACTGCTGACGGCGCTGGGGCTGGACGCCCTCTCCGGCGTGCGGGGTTCGCTCTCCGCCGACGGGGAGGCGCTGCGGTCCGAGGGCGAATGGCTGCTACGGGGCGAACCCCGCGGGCTGCTGGCGGCGCTCGATCCGGCGCCGATGTCGCTGGCCGATCTCCCCCCGCTGCCGGCGGAGGTGAAGTCGTTCGGGGCGTGCTCGGTGGACTTTGCCACGCTGTACGACGGCCTGATCGACGCCGCCGGCGCCCTCGCGGAGTTGCAACGCCCCGACAGCCGGGAGCGGGCCATGCTGGAGAACGCCCCAGCGGTGCTGAACGACCTCGCCGGGTTCGACGTGCGGGCCGCGTTGTTGGAGCCGCTCGGTTCCGTGGCCGCGGTCTATTCGGATCCCCACGACGGCGGGCTGTTCGGGCTGGGCGGGGTCGTGGCGATCGCCGTGGAGGACGCCGCGACGCTGAAGGCCGGGCTGGCGACGGTCGCGGACCGGGCGCTGACCAACCTGCCGCCGGACGCTGGCGAGCAGGTTCGCATCACCGCCTATCAACAGTCCGGCGTGGACGTGACGACCGTCTCGATCGCCGGCATGTTCCGCCCGAGTCTGGCGGTGACGGACGAGTGGATTGTGTTCGCCCCCACGCCGCAGGCCGTCGCCGCGTTCCTGCTGCGGGCCGACGGCACGCTGCCTACCTGGGGACCGACCGGCCGCTGGGAGGCGCCGTTCGGGCGGGTTCCGGCGGAGTTCACCTCGCTGTCGGCGAGCGACCCCCGGCCGGCGGCGGCGTTCCTGAACAACCTGATCGGCACGCTGCTGCCGCCGATCAATCACTTCGCCGGCGGCCCGGCGGACGCGATCCTGCCGCCGTCGGAACTGGTTACCGGGCCGCTGTTCCCCAACGTGAAATGGGCGACGAACACCGGCGAGGGCGTGCAGGGCGTGGGCTACGCCTCCCTGCCGACGCCGATGGCGATGGGCGGCGGCGGATCGGTGGCGACGCCGGCGATCCTCGCCTCGCTGCTCCTCCCCGCGGTCCAGCAGGCCCGCGAGGCGGCCCGGCGGATGGAGTCGATGAACAACCTCAAGCAGTTGGGCCTCGCCGCCCATAATTATCACACGGTCTTCGACACCCTCCCCCGCGGCACGGCGGAGGGCACGAACCTGCCGCCGGAGCGCCGGCTCAGCTGGGTCGTCGCCCTGCTGCCGTATTTGGAGGAAGGGGCGCTGGCGGAGCGGCTCGACCCGACGCAGGCCTGGGACGCCGGCCCGAACGCACAGGTCGCCCGCACGGCGCTGCCGTGGATGGTGAACCCCAGCGATCCGAACGGGGCGACGACGGACGAGGGCTACGCCGTGACGCATTACGTCGGCGTCGCCGGCGTCGGCCCGAACGCCGCGGCTGCCAAGCGCCACACGGCGAAGACCGGCATCTTCGGCTACGACCGGACCACGAAGTTCGCGGACGTGACCGACGGGCTGTCGAACACCCTGATGTACGGCAGCGTGCAGTCGAACGTCGGCCCGTGGGCGCAGGGCGGCCCCTCTACCGTGCGGGCCTTCACCCAGCAGCCCTCCATCGGCGGCCCGGACGGCTTCGGCGGCTACCACGCCGGCGGCACGGACTTCCTCACCGCCGACGGGGCCGCCTACTTCATCTCGGAGAACATCGACCCGCAGGTGCTCGAAGCCCTCGCAACCGCCCGCGGCGGGGAAGACGTCGACTGGGACGAGGTGGAATGA
- the thrC gene encoding threonine synthase: protein MSPLAYQTPAAPADASEFDLTEVLPTCKPLGGLLDIEYDWDRVPVPSSLKWFEKRWATRNNPLDYSGVWRFRELLPFAPEEMIVTVGEGQTMLRRSDSVAKYCGLNDGCLHLQYEGLNPSGSFKDNGMTAASTHARMVGAKLAACASTGNTSASLALYAGAGGHFKCVVFVGSGKIAFGKLSQALDYGAVTLQIEGDFDDALMRVREVCRDANIYLCNSVNPFRLEGQKTIIYRILEGMNWEVPDWIVVPGGNLGNSSAFGKALIELKKLNLIDRLPRLAIINAAGANTLYRLWEHDGLRWNGGEPDEELVGKFYGEMDAENRRADTLASAIQINRPVNLYKCLRALDATDGVVREAHDPEILDAKAQVGAGGFGCEPASAASVAGIKALRAQGVIAPSDRVVGILTGHELKDPDATVNYHRGDRAYANAPIPVANDAGAILDALKGVM, encoded by the coding sequence TTGTCCCCCCTCGCCTACCAGACGCCCGCCGCCCCCGCCGACGCCAGCGAGTTCGACCTCACCGAGGTCCTGCCGACCTGCAAACCGCTCGGCGGGCTGCTGGATATCGAATACGACTGGGACCGCGTGCCGGTGCCGTCCTCGCTGAAGTGGTTCGAGAAGCGCTGGGCGACCCGCAACAACCCGCTGGATTACTCCGGCGTGTGGCGGTTCCGCGAACTGCTGCCCTTCGCCCCGGAGGAGATGATCGTCACCGTCGGCGAGGGCCAGACGATGCTCCGCCGCAGCGATTCCGTCGCCAAATATTGCGGACTGAACGACGGCTGCCTGCATCTGCAATACGAGGGGCTGAACCCCAGCGGCAGTTTTAAAGACAACGGCATGACCGCCGCCAGCACCCACGCCCGCATGGTGGGGGCGAAGCTCGCCGCCTGCGCCAGCACGGGGAACACCAGCGCCAGCCTGGCCCTCTACGCCGGCGCCGGCGGGCATTTTAAGTGCGTGGTGTTCGTCGGCAGCGGCAAGATTGCCTTCGGCAAGCTCTCCCAGGCGCTGGACTACGGTGCCGTCACGTTGCAAATTGAAGGCGACTTCGACGACGCCCTGATGCGCGTCCGCGAGGTCTGCCGCGACGCCAATATCTATCTGTGCAACTCCGTCAATCCCTTCCGGCTGGAAGGGCAGAAGACGATTATTTATCGCATCCTCGAAGGCATGAACTGGGAGGTCCCGGACTGGATCGTCGTGCCCGGCGGGAACCTCGGGAACAGTTCGGCGTTCGGCAAGGCGCTGATCGAATTGAAGAAGCTGAACCTGATCGACCGCCTGCCGCGGCTGGCGATCATCAACGCGGCCGGGGCGAATACGCTGTATCGCCTGTGGGAGCACGACGGCCTGCGGTGGAACGGCGGCGAACCGGACGAGGAACTGGTCGGCAAGTTCTACGGCGAGATGGACGCCGAAAACCGCCGGGCCGACACCCTCGCCAGCGCCATTCAGATCAACCGCCCGGTGAACCTCTATAAGTGCCTGCGGGCGCTGGACGCGACCGACGGCGTCGTCCGCGAGGCCCACGACCCGGAGATCCTCGACGCCAAGGCCCAGGTCGGCGCCGGCGGGTTCGGCTGCGAACCGGCCAGCGCCGCCAGCGTCGCCGGCATTAAGGCGTTGCGGGCGCAAGGCGTGATCGCCCCCAGCGACCGCGTCGTCGGCATCCTCACCGGGCACGAATTGAAAGACCCGGACGCCACGGTGAACTACCACCGCGGCGACCGGGCCTATGCCAACGCCCCGATCCCCGTCGCCAACGACGCGGGAGCGATCCTCGACGCGCTGAAGGGCGTGATGTAA
- a CDS encoding succinylglutamate desuccinylase/aspartoacylase family protein produces MTTGRAEDRDASPPDGEAPHPDDLAGDLGPEDVTVQTDVPVVPDGRAEPPITVGGTVCPAGARTHVQIPVGRLATETWLSVPVEVVRGARPGPSVWLTAAIHGDELNGVEVIRRVLGKLTCETLRGTVLAVPIVNVFGFNARSRYLPDRRDLNRSFPGSAGGSLASQLARLLMTEIVAHADVGLDLHTGSDHRFNLPQIRANLEDAETLRLAEAFHAPVTMHSAVRDGSLRGAATALGKPVLLYEAGEPQRFNGDCIKIGVRGVMNVLRALDMLPPRSAEARAKRPDTSEPSIRVPSSAWVRAKRSGIFRPIAGLGERVAEGDRLGGIADAFGRNRSSLRAPFDGVVIARANNPLVHRGDGVVHLGRVDEPD; encoded by the coding sequence ATGACGACGGGGCGAGCCGAGGACCGAGACGCCTCCCCGCCGGACGGCGAAGCCCCGCACCCGGACGACCTCGCCGGCGATCTGGGGCCCGAGGACGTCACCGTGCAGACGGACGTGCCGGTCGTCCCGGACGGCCGGGCGGAGCCGCCGATCACCGTCGGCGGGACCGTGTGCCCCGCCGGCGCCCGCACGCACGTCCAGATCCCCGTCGGCCGGTTGGCGACGGAAACGTGGCTCAGCGTGCCGGTGGAGGTGGTCCGCGGAGCCCGCCCCGGGCCGAGCGTCTGGCTGACCGCCGCCATTCACGGCGACGAATTGAACGGCGTGGAAGTCATCCGTCGGGTGCTGGGGAAACTCACCTGCGAGACGCTGCGGGGCACGGTGCTGGCGGTACCGATCGTCAACGTGTTCGGCTTCAACGCCCGCAGCCGTTACCTGCCGGACCGCCGCGACCTGAACCGTTCCTTTCCCGGCTCGGCGGGCGGGTCGCTGGCGTCGCAACTGGCCCGCCTGTTGATGACGGAGATCGTCGCCCACGCCGACGTCGGCCTCGATCTGCACACCGGCAGCGATCATCGGTTCAACCTCCCCCAGATCCGGGCGAACCTCGAGGACGCCGAAACGCTGCGATTGGCCGAGGCGTTCCATGCCCCGGTCACGATGCACTCCGCCGTCCGCGACGGCAGTCTGCGGGGGGCGGCCACGGCACTAGGCAAGCCGGTGCTGCTGTACGAGGCCGGCGAGCCGCAGCGGTTCAACGGGGATTGCATCAAAATCGGCGTGCGCGGCGTGATGAACGTGCTGCGGGCGTTGGACATGCTGCCGCCCCGCAGCGCCGAGGCGCGGGCGAAGCGACCGGACACGTCGGAGCCGTCGATCCGGGTGCCCTCGTCGGCCTGGGTGCGGGCCAAGCGGAGCGGCATCTTCCGCCCCATCGCCGGCCTCGGGGAGCGGGTGGCGGAGGGCGATCGGCTGGGCGGTATCGCCGACGCCTTCGGGCGCAACCGCAGCTCCCTCCGGGCCCCGTTTGACGGCGTGGTGATCGCCCGGGCCAACAACCCGCTAGTGCACCGCGGCGACGGCGTGGTGCACCTCGGCCGGGTCGACGAACCCGACTGA
- a CDS encoding ATP-dependent zinc protease family protein: MIDPALPPVPAASGPARDPAAAPAATSAARPGAPKPAARPAVGWREWVALPELPADPRQAADPLSSPLLKAKVDTGARTSSVHAFDVEIFERDGVDLVRFTLHPRQKSSKRSVLCEAELLGVREVKSSNGVIQERPVILTHAVVCGKRFPLELTLANRDAMGFRMLLGREALRGRFVVDPAQSYLGGRRPR, translated from the coding sequence ATGATCGACCCTGCTCTCCCCCCCGTTCCGGCGGCGTCCGGCCCCGCCCGCGACCCCGCCGCCGCTCCCGCCGCCACGTCGGCGGCCCGGCCCGGCGCCCCGAAGCCCGCCGCCCGGCCGGCCGTCGGCTGGCGGGAGTGGGTCGCCCTGCCGGAGTTGCCCGCCGACCCCCGACAGGCCGCCGACCCGCTGAGCAGCCCGCTGCTCAAGGCGAAGGTCGACACCGGGGCCCGCACCAGCAGCGTGCACGCCTTCGACGTGGAGATTTTCGAACGCGACGGCGTGGACCTCGTCCGGTTCACCCTGCACCCCCGGCAGAAGTCCTCCAAGCGCTCGGTGCTCTGCGAGGCGGAACTGCTGGGCGTGCGGGAGGTCAAAAGCAGCAACGGCGTCATTCAGGAGCGCCCGGTGATCCTCACCCACGCGGTCGTCTGCGGGAAACGCTTCCCGTTGGAACTGACGCTCGCCAACCGGGACGCAATGGGCTTCCGCATGCTGCTGGGCCGCGAGGCTCTGCGGGGCCGCTTCGTGGTCGACCCCGCCCAAAGTTACCTCGGCGGACGCCGACCCAGATGA
- a CDS encoding glutathione peroxidase, with amino-acid sequence MLCCPAVRRSLFVGLALVAGLTVGAAAVVSPAAAGPHDDQKLDTVLDHKVQNLDGAEVDLAQYRGKVVLIVNVASQCGFTKQYKPLEKIYERYRDEGFVILGFPCNQFGGQEPGSPAEIAAFCEKNYGVQFPLMGKVEVKGDNASPLYQELTAEGTTADPGPVKWNFEKFLVGRDGRVIERFRSQASPDSKPVVAAIKAALKAEVPADAADAEAPETAAAE; translated from the coding sequence GTGCTCTGCTGCCCCGCCGTCCGCCGTTCCCTGTTCGTCGGCCTTGCGCTGGTCGCCGGCCTGACCGTCGGCGCCGCCGCCGTGGTGAGCCCGGCCGCCGCGGGTCCCCACGACGATCAGAAACTCGATACCGTGCTCGATCACAAGGTGCAGAACTTGGACGGGGCCGAGGTCGACCTCGCCCAGTACCGGGGCAAGGTGGTGCTGATCGTGAACGTCGCCAGCCAGTGCGGCTTCACCAAGCAGTACAAGCCGCTGGAGAAGATCTACGAACGCTACCGCGACGAGGGCTTCGTGATCCTCGGCTTCCCCTGCAACCAGTTCGGCGGGCAGGAGCCCGGCAGCCCCGCGGAGATCGCCGCCTTCTGCGAGAAGAACTACGGCGTGCAGTTCCCGTTGATGGGCAAGGTCGAGGTGAAGGGCGACAACGCCTCGCCGCTCTACCAGGAACTGACCGCCGAAGGCACGACCGCCGACCCCGGCCCGGTGAAGTGGAACTTCGAGAAGTTCCTCGTCGGCCGCGACGGCCGGGTGATCGAGCGGTTCCGCAGCCAGGCCTCGCCGGACAGCAAGCCGGTAGTTGCCGCGATCAAGGCGGCGCTGAAGGCCGAAGTCCCCGCCGACGCCGCTGACGCCGAAGCCCCCGAGACCGCCGCCGCGGAGTGA